From a single Rutidosis leptorrhynchoides isolate AG116_Rl617_1_P2 chromosome 5, CSIRO_AGI_Rlap_v1, whole genome shotgun sequence genomic region:
- the LOC139848980 gene encoding uncharacterized protein, producing MGYLYKKRKERVLNEIRGTTSFDIQFKSINSLLQAIPTKLASPSRNKETVEVNNSFEVLNQADNETSAEFNKEYHVYPERVLRDEESDIDGNDTEPINLGKKNSEGASTPVVRLLMNSFATWNIRGLNRIPKQKEIRDVVAGNNLCFCAILESHVDVSKLSNICASVFRNWQWTSNNAMSNGGTRIIMGWNPVIINVMVIDSSDQVMHCLFDLMRENKRVYVSIVYAKNYYIHRRSLWDNLCMHSSFVGNHPWVIMGDFNVSLNLDDSTAGSSNVTIAMREFRECVDHMRMIDVSHSGLHYTWNQRPNALDGILKKIDRVMANDVFINEYTNAYAVFLPYRISDHCPAVLKIPSTYVARAKPFKFSNFIVYKEGFDDIIRRVLMICE from the exons ATGGGGTATTTAtacaagaaaagaaaagaaagagtATTGAATGAGATACGTGGCACCACCTCATTCGATATCCAATTTAAATCT ATAAACTCATTACTGCAAGCTATTCCTACGAAATTAGCGAGTCCAAGTCGTAATAAAGAAACAGTGGAAGTTAATAACTCGTTTGAGGTTCTGAATCAGGCGGATAATGAGACAAGTGCAGAATTCAATAAAGAGTATCATGTTTATCCTGAAAGAGTTCTTAGAGACGAAGAGAGTGATATAGACGGTAACGACACTGAACCAATTAATCTTGGCAAAAAAAATTCTGAAGGTGCAAGCACACCTGTTGTAAGGCTCCTCATGAATAGCTTTGCAACATGGAACATTCGGGGGTTGAATCGCATCCCGAAACAGAAAGAGATTCGTGATGTTGTAGCCGGTAATAATTTATGTTTTTGTGCTATATTGGAGTCGCATGTTGATGTTAGTAAACTAAGTAATATTTGTGCCTCTGTCTTCCGAAATTGGCAATGGACTTCAAATAATGCTATGAGTAATGGTGGCACTCGTATTATTATGGGATGGAATCCGGTAATTATTAATGTTATGGTTATAGATTCTTCTGACCAGGTGATGCATTGTCTTTTTGATTTGATGCGCGAAAACAAACGAGTTTATGTGTCAATTGTGTATGCTAAGAATTACTATATTCATCGACGATCGTTGTGGGATAATCTTTGTATGCATAGTAGTTTTGTGGGTAATCACCCGTGGGTTATTATGGGCGACTTTAATGTTTCCCTTAATCTTGATGACTCTACGGCAGGAAGTTCTAATGTAACAATTGCAATGAGGGAATTTCGTGAATGTGTCGATCATATGCGAATGATAGATGTTTCTCACTCGGGTCTACACTATACATGGAATCAACGGCCAAATGCGCTTGATGGTATTTTGAAAAAGATTGACAGGGTAATGGCGAATGATGTGTTTATTAATGAATATACTAATGCTTATGCGGTGTTTCTTCCGTATCGGATTTCTGATCATTGCCCGGCGGTTCTTAAAATCCCCTCAACATATGTTGCTCGTGCTAAGCCTTTCAAATTTAGTAATTTTATTGTTTATAAGGAGGGTTTTGATGATATTATAAGGAGGGTTTTGATGATATGCGAATGA